In Luteolibacter sp. Y139, the following proteins share a genomic window:
- a CDS encoding hybrid sensor histidine kinase/response regulator: MPPTTASTSPDRLKDPEDPGRTIPRRPPIRAHRPGPAASIALAFGAVFFATMCRWALDHLVGDMFPFLTFYVAVALVTWYAGRLPGFLALTLAGASVLYFFLPPRFSFALTFPGVAQGMVLYFICGAVLILLFDTRRQAWLHAVTQTELLQVTLGSIGDGIITTDQRGLITHMNSLAAHLTGWDCDEAVGQPLEKILSLIDANSRQPLAGTSLTTGTPILLLHRDGGQHWIESSTATLPSKSSPAGHVIAFRDVTARHHAELEAETSLKKAQLLADAVPSLISYISRDFRYQLTNQTYEIWFERPRREINGRTMEEVLGPAAWETLRPFVEKAIAGEHVTYETEIPYRSQRGTRWISASYTPDIGEDGTTRGFVAHVTDITAHKHAEQALRESEERLLETDRRKDEFLATLAHELRNPLAPVRNALALLDRADSSHSELAIKARATLGRQVDHMVRLIDDLLDVSRINTGRLVLRRERTDLREAVRHAVDASRIFIDQHHHAFQLHLPVEPVWVDADSVRIAQIFSNLLNNAAKYTNPGGAISLTMERERDGSEVIVKVRDTGIGIPQEKLAHIFDLFAQLDSSLEKSAGGLGIGLSLVKRLIELHGGTVTAESTGHGHGSEFTCRLPLAEKAAIPASIAQPAPASTAPLRVLVVDDNRDSADSLAMVLTLDGHETRCAYDGLQALDEIADFAPRLILLDIGLPRMNGHDVCRTARQANGGHALSIVALTGWGQEDDRQETRAAGFDAHFVKPVDLTELKQFIATLATNQTPPTPS; encoded by the coding sequence ATGCCTCCCACCACGGCTTCCACCTCCCCGGATCGCCTGAAGGATCCCGAGGATCCCGGCCGCACCATCCCGCGGCGTCCCCCGATCCGGGCCCACCGGCCCGGACCCGCCGCCTCCATCGCCCTTGCCTTTGGCGCCGTCTTCTTCGCCACCATGTGCCGCTGGGCACTCGATCACCTGGTCGGGGACATGTTTCCCTTCCTCACCTTCTACGTCGCCGTCGCCCTGGTCACATGGTACGCGGGCCGCCTCCCGGGCTTCCTCGCGCTCACCCTTGCCGGTGCCTCCGTCCTCTATTTCTTCCTCCCGCCGCGCTTCTCCTTCGCCCTCACCTTCCCGGGCGTGGCGCAGGGCATGGTGCTCTACTTCATCTGCGGCGCCGTCCTCATCCTTCTCTTCGATACCCGGCGCCAGGCATGGCTCCACGCCGTCACCCAGACCGAGCTCCTCCAGGTCACCCTCGGCAGCATCGGGGATGGCATCATCACCACCGACCAGCGCGGCCTCATCACCCACATGAATTCCCTCGCCGCCCACCTCACCGGCTGGGATTGCGATGAAGCCGTCGGCCAGCCGCTCGAAAAAATCCTCTCCCTCATCGACGCGAACTCCCGCCAGCCCCTCGCCGGCACTTCTCTAACAACCGGCACGCCCATTCTCCTCCTCCATCGCGATGGCGGCCAGCACTGGATCGAAAGCAGCACCGCCACCCTCCCCTCCAAGTCCTCCCCCGCCGGCCACGTCATCGCCTTCCGCGATGTCACCGCGCGCCATCACGCCGAGCTCGAAGCCGAGACCTCGCTGAAGAAAGCACAGCTCCTCGCCGATGCCGTTCCGTCCCTCATCTCCTACATCTCGCGCGACTTCCGCTACCAGCTCACCAATCAAACTTACGAGATCTGGTTCGAGCGCCCCCGCCGCGAAATCAATGGCCGCACCATGGAGGAAGTGCTCGGCCCCGCCGCATGGGAAACCCTCCGCCCCTTTGTCGAGAAAGCCATCGCCGGCGAGCATGTCACCTACGAGACCGAGATCCCCTACCGCAGCCAGCGTGGCACCCGCTGGATCTCCGCCAGCTACACCCCGGACATCGGCGAGGATGGCACCACCCGCGGCTTCGTCGCCCACGTCACCGACATCACCGCCCACAAGCACGCCGAACAAGCCCTCCGCGAAAGCGAGGAACGCCTCCTCGAAACCGACCGCCGCAAGGACGAGTTCCTCGCCACCCTCGCCCACGAACTCCGCAATCCCCTCGCCCCCGTCCGCAATGCCCTCGCACTCCTCGATCGCGCCGACAGCAGCCACAGCGAACTCGCCATCAAAGCCCGCGCCACTCTCGGTCGCCAGGTCGATCACATGGTCCGTCTCATCGATGACCTCCTCGATGTCAGCCGCATTAATACGGGACGCCTAGTACTTCGCCGCGAGCGCACCGATCTCCGCGAGGCCGTCCGCCACGCCGTCGATGCCAGCCGCATCTTCATCGATCAACACCACCACGCCTTCCAGCTCCACCTTCCCGTCGAACCCGTCTGGGTCGATGCCGACTCCGTCCGCATCGCCCAGATCTTCAGCAATCTCCTCAACAACGCCGCCAAATACACCAACCCCGGCGGTGCCATCTCTCTCACCATGGAGCGCGAGCGCGATGGCTCCGAGGTCATCGTGAAAGTCCGCGACACCGGCATCGGCATCCCGCAAGAGAAGCTCGCCCACATCTTCGACCTCTTCGCCCAGCTCGATTCCTCCCTTGAGAAATCCGCCGGCGGCCTCGGCATCGGCCTCTCCCTCGTGAAGCGCCTCATCGAGCTCCACGGCGGCACCGTCACCGCCGAAAGCACCGGCCACGGCCACGGCAGCGAATTCACCTGCCGCCTCCCCTTAGCAGAGAAAGCCGCCATCCCCGCTTCCATCGCCCAGCCCGCCCCCGCATCCACCGCACCCCTCCGCGTCCTCGTCGTCGATGACAATCGCGACAGCGCCGACTCCCTCGCCATGGTCCTCACCCTCGATGGCCATGAAACCCGCTGCGCCTACGATGGCCTGCAAGCCCTCGATGAAATCGCCGACTTCGCTCCCCGCCTCATCCTGTTAGACATCGGCCTCCCCCGCATGAATGGCCATGACGTCTGCCGCACCGCCCGCCAGGCGAATGGCGGCCATGCCCTCTCCATCGTCGCCCTCACCGGCTGGGGCCAGGAAGACGACCGCCAGGAAACCCGCGCCGCCGGCTTCGACGCCCACTTCGTCAAGCCCGTCGACCTCACCGAGCTCAAGCAATTCATCGCCACCCTCGCGACCAACCAGACCCCGCCCACCCCTTCGTAA
- a CDS encoding DUF3592 domain-containing protein, with product MPRRKRSIGGRRRWEWLYIIPLAFISITLIGTGVFTLPRTIALDRSQSVVTAKVIAEQKRPDSRTGPSYDVKYIFSPAPGLPEIGPSDFLGRSLVWVSLPEAAWNEATTTKTLQVKFDPANPANNAPVANRRGIWDNIGMITLGGLLLLITIFAGRSVPP from the coding sequence ATGCCTCGCAGGAAAAGAAGCATAGGAGGAAGAAGAAGATGGGAATGGCTCTACATCATCCCCCTCGCATTCATCTCCATCACCCTCATCGGCACCGGCGTCTTCACCCTTCCTCGCACCATCGCCCTCGACCGCAGCCAGTCCGTCGTCACCGCCAAGGTCATCGCCGAGCAGAAGCGACCCGACTCCCGCACCGGCCCGTCGTATGACGTGAAGTACATCTTCTCTCCCGCACCCGGCCTCCCCGAAATCGGCCCATCGGATTTCCTCGGCCGCTCCCTCGTCTGGGTCTCGCTTCCCGAAGCAGCCTGGAACGAAGCGACAACCACCAAGACCCTCCAGGTCAAATTCGATCCCGCCAACCCGGCGAACAATGCCCCCGTCGCCAACCGCCGCGGCATCTGGGACAATATCGGCATGATCACTCTCGGCGGCCTCCTGCTGCTCATCACCATTTTCGCCGGACGCTCCGTCCCACCGTAG
- a CDS encoding fructose bisphosphate aldolase gives MNPIGLNEEQLRKMKCDPGFIAALDQSGGSTPKALAQYGIQEGAWSSEEEMLKLVHEMRTRMITSPSFTGERLLGAILFENTMDKEIEGQATADYLWNVKRIVPFLKVDQGLAAENDGVQVMKPMPGLGALLERAKAKHVFGTKMRSLIKQANAVGIEAVVSQQFEVAGQILAAGLMPIVEPEVDIHCPEKGKAEELLKAAILGQLELLPAGQMVMLKLTLPEQDDFYADFVKHPKVLRVVALSGGYSRDEANDRLRRNHGVIASFSRALAEGLSAQQSDAEFDAVIGESIESIFEASNT, from the coding sequence ATGAACCCGATCGGATTGAACGAAGAACAGCTGCGGAAGATGAAGTGCGATCCGGGCTTCATCGCGGCGCTGGACCAGAGTGGTGGCAGCACGCCGAAGGCTCTGGCGCAGTACGGGATCCAGGAGGGAGCGTGGTCGAGTGAGGAGGAGATGCTGAAGCTGGTGCACGAGATGCGGACGCGGATGATCACGAGTCCGAGCTTCACGGGGGAGCGGCTGTTAGGCGCGATCCTGTTCGAGAACACGATGGACAAGGAGATCGAGGGGCAGGCGACGGCGGACTATCTGTGGAATGTGAAACGGATCGTGCCGTTCTTGAAAGTGGATCAGGGGCTGGCCGCGGAGAACGACGGCGTGCAGGTGATGAAGCCGATGCCGGGGCTGGGGGCGCTGCTGGAGCGGGCGAAGGCGAAGCATGTCTTCGGCACGAAGATGCGGTCGCTCATCAAGCAGGCGAACGCGGTGGGAATCGAGGCGGTGGTGAGCCAGCAATTCGAGGTGGCGGGGCAGATCCTGGCTGCGGGGCTGATGCCGATCGTGGAGCCGGAGGTGGACATTCATTGCCCGGAGAAGGGCAAGGCGGAGGAGCTGCTGAAGGCGGCGATCCTAGGGCAGCTGGAGCTGCTGCCTGCGGGGCAGATGGTGATGCTGAAGCTGACGCTGCCGGAGCAGGATGATTTCTACGCGGACTTCGTGAAGCACCCGAAGGTCTTGCGAGTGGTGGCGCTGTCGGGTGGGTATTCGCGGGATGAAGCGAACGACCGGCTGCGGAGGAATCACGGGGTGATCGCGAGCTTTTCGCGGGCGCTGGCGGAGGGGCTCTCGGCGCAGCAGTCCGATGCGGAATTTGATGCGGTGATCGGGGAGTCGATCGAGAGTATCTTTGAGGCGTCCAATACTTAG
- a CDS encoding ArsR/SmtB family transcription factor, with protein MNPVEICRALGDPVRWRIVRLVARDALCVCELADILGMPQSSVSSHVQVIRRSGLLESEKCEKWMYFRVKAEFIKLLRVLDAGNDVPDPAWAEDDRKTLDRLTVRESSCCPRPKHLFKTRRSLFSQSS; from the coding sequence ATGAATCCCGTGGAAATTTGCCGGGCGCTGGGGGATCCGGTGCGGTGGAGGATCGTGCGGCTGGTGGCGCGTGATGCGCTGTGCGTGTGCGAGCTGGCGGATATCCTGGGGATGCCGCAGTCGTCGGTCTCGAGCCATGTGCAGGTGATCCGGCGGAGTGGCTTGCTGGAGTCCGAGAAGTGCGAGAAGTGGATGTATTTCCGGGTGAAGGCGGAGTTTATCAAGCTGCTGCGGGTGCTGGATGCGGGGAATGATGTCCCTGATCCGGCGTGGGCGGAGGATGACCGGAAGACGCTGGATCGGCTGACGGTGAGGGAGAGCAGCTGCTGCCCGCGGCCGAAGCATCTTTTCAAAACGCGACGTTCCCTTTTTTCCCAATCATCATGA
- a CDS encoding arsenate reductase ArsC, whose product MKPTVLILCTGNSCRSHMAEGILRAAAGDVLDVQSAGSKPAGYVHPLAIRALLEIGIDISGHRSKHLDEFLSSDVETVVTVCGNADQVCPMFPGQVNRHHWGFDDPAHAEGDEEEQMVVFRRVRDEIKRVFEAYAAGRKDSAAQAATV is encoded by the coding sequence ATGAAACCGACTGTTCTGATTCTCTGCACTGGAAACTCGTGCCGCTCGCATATGGCGGAGGGGATACTGCGTGCGGCTGCGGGTGATGTGCTGGATGTGCAGAGCGCGGGCTCGAAGCCGGCGGGGTATGTGCATCCGCTGGCGATCCGGGCGCTGTTAGAAATCGGGATCGATATTTCAGGGCATCGGTCGAAGCATCTGGATGAGTTCCTGAGCAGCGATGTGGAGACGGTGGTGACGGTGTGCGGGAATGCGGACCAGGTGTGTCCGATGTTTCCGGGGCAGGTGAATCGTCATCACTGGGGATTCGATGATCCGGCGCATGCGGAGGGGGACGAGGAGGAGCAGATGGTGGTGTTCCGGAGGGTGCGGGATGAGATCAAGAGGGTATTCGAGGCTTATGCGGCGGGGCGGAAGGATTCCGCTGCGCAAGCGGCGACGGTGTGA
- a CDS encoding DUF6428 family protein — MTLRELKALLGEHGGLHFRIQLPDGEAVPVSFHVTEVGRVQKTFLDCGGTLRESVTCQLQVWVGEDYQHRIETQKMAAILGKAAAYLPDESVAVEVEYEERVISQYTISGHEVSEEAVVLELAHKHTECLAPELCGLPAIPRLKAIGEVPCCGPAGCC; from the coding sequence ATGACACTGCGTGAACTCAAGGCCTTGTTAGGCGAGCATGGTGGCCTGCACTTCCGGATCCAATTGCCGGACGGGGAGGCGGTGCCGGTGTCGTTTCACGTGACGGAGGTGGGGCGGGTGCAGAAGACGTTCCTGGATTGTGGTGGGACCTTGCGGGAGTCGGTGACTTGCCAGCTGCAGGTGTGGGTGGGTGAGGACTATCAGCACCGGATCGAGACGCAGAAGATGGCGGCGATCCTGGGGAAGGCGGCGGCTTATCTGCCGGATGAGTCGGTGGCGGTGGAGGTGGAGTATGAGGAGCGGGTGATCTCGCAGTATACGATTTCCGGGCATGAGGTTTCAGAGGAGGCGGTGGTGCTGGAGCTGGCGCACAAGCATACGGAGTGTCTGGCTCCGGAGCTGTGCGGACTGCCGGCGATCCCGCGCTTGAAGGCGATTGGGGAAGTGCCGTGCTGTGGGCCAGCTGGATGCTGTTAG
- a CDS encoding MIP/aquaporin family protein, producing MKKALAEFLGTFFLVFAGTGAIVINGLSGGAIGHAGIALTFGLVVMAMIHAFGDVSGAHLNPAVTLGFAAAGRFSWREVPGYVAAQLAGAFAASGLMRVLFPAGGALGATLPAGSVGQSFVLEVVLTAALMLVILSVSMGGKEKGITAGVAIGATVGLEALFAGPICGASMNPARSLAPAIVSGHLEHLWLYPVATIFGALIAVPLCIGVREPGCCGGKCAPTSTPSSR from the coding sequence ATGAAGAAGGCACTGGCAGAGTTTCTGGGGACGTTCTTCCTCGTGTTTGCGGGGACGGGGGCGATCGTGATCAACGGGCTATCCGGTGGGGCGATCGGGCATGCGGGGATCGCCCTGACCTTCGGGCTGGTGGTGATGGCGATGATCCATGCGTTCGGCGACGTGAGCGGGGCGCATCTCAATCCGGCGGTGACGCTGGGGTTTGCGGCGGCGGGGCGGTTTTCTTGGCGGGAGGTGCCGGGGTATGTGGCGGCGCAGTTGGCGGGGGCGTTTGCGGCGAGTGGATTGATGAGGGTGCTATTTCCTGCCGGTGGTGCGCTGGGCGCGACGTTGCCAGCGGGGAGTGTGGGGCAGAGCTTCGTGCTGGAGGTGGTGCTGACGGCGGCGCTGATGCTGGTGATCCTGAGTGTGTCCATGGGAGGGAAGGAGAAGGGGATCACTGCTGGGGTCGCGATCGGGGCGACGGTGGGGCTGGAGGCTTTGTTCGCGGGGCCGATTTGTGGGGCTTCGATGAATCCGGCGCGTTCGCTGGCGCCGGCGATTGTGAGCGGGCACTTGGAGCACCTTTGGCTTTATCCGGTGGCGACGATTTTTGGGGCGTTGATTGCGGTGCCGCTGTGCATTGGCGTTCGCGAGCCTGGGTGCTGTGGTGGCAAGTGTGCTCCTACTTCTACTCCCTCTTCACGATGA